Within the Malassezia vespertilionis chromosome 3, complete sequence genome, the region CaggccgctgcgcagcccGTTGCTTTCTAGATGCCCTGCTTATAACTGCCTAGGTACTCTATCATTGAGTACGTCGTGTGCATGGCACGCCGTGCTCCTCTATGGTCCTTAGCTCATGTCCATGTAGGCCCGACGTCCAGCGTCGGGCAATTCAAAAACTCGAATCAGCTGGCGCGACAGACAAACATGTGACTTTTCGCTGCGGCAAATGTAGCTCTGGGGCAGATCTGCAATTTTGACAGCCATTCCACTTGGgtcgctgcgtgcgctgtgcggGAAGACTGGTGCTGCCGTTTTCCTTACACGACGCTCTCTATTCGCCAGGTGTAGTACGTATAcagctgctgcatgccAATACAAGCGTGCGCAGTGTGTTTCAAGGACACTTGCTAACCTAGTTTTGTCTCACCAGTACATTTCGCTTCTCGAGCAGTACAACATTTACAGGAAATGTCGGTTGCTAGCAAGAACCCATTCCAACTGCTCGGTGAGGGCGGCAGCGATGCTCCCCCCGCACCCGCGAACATTTCCGCTTTTTCTGAGGCCGTGAAGcccaagcagcagcgtccGGTCCCTGGTGCTCcgggcagcgccgccccCAAAGCAAGCACGGACGAGCCCGTTTCGCGCGACAATCGCAACCCccgcggccatggccgtggcggcgccgacCGCGGCCGTGGTGCGCGTGGTGGCCGTGGTGCGCGTGGCGGCCGTGGCcgtggcgctggcgctggcagTGGCAGCGGCCGCGTCTTTGATCGTCACTCGGCAACCGGCCGCGAGGATAGCGAAAAggctgtgcgccaagcttggGGCGGTGTCGACGGCGAGGCTGAGGCCAAGAACGAAGAGGGTGCCAAGGCCGACGCCAAGAACGACGCCAAGGCCGACGCCAGGCTCGATGCCGAGGACGACAGCGCTACCGCCTCCCGCACcgccgaggacgaggaggaggccAAAACCCTCACGCTCGACCAGTACCTCGCAGCGCAGACCGAGAAGCGTGCCCAGCTCAACTCTGTTACCAAagagcacagcgcggcagAGACTGCGACGGATGAGTCACTCTACGGCCAAAGGTacgagcgcgaggaaaGCTCGTACTTTTCCGGCTCGGGCGCACCAAAGAAGCTGCCGCAGAGTGCCAGGAAGGTCAAGCAGACCATCGAATTCGAGCCGAAGTACGAGCAGCCCTCGTCTGGCCGCGGCCGGGGTGCTCCGCGTGGCCGTGGCGACCGTGGCCGcggcagcacgcgcggcgaccgTGGCCGTGGCAGCGCCCGTGGCAGTGCCCGTGGCAGTGCCCGTGGCAGCGGCCGCGACAGCGCCCGTGGCAATGCCCGCCCCagccgcggcggccgcaGCCAAGGTGCGGTGGTCAACCTTTCCGATGAGTCCGCGTTCCCTTCTCTCGGTTAAGAAATTGTTTGCGAGAATAGCAAAAGCGTGCTGGCCGAACGGTATTGTGTAGTCGAATGCAtagcgcgcattgcagtCTAGAGGCGTCATAGCATAGGCGTGCAAGATTGCCGCGTTTAAAAGCGTCCATTCACTAGCTCTACGTGGGTATACTGTATATGCATAAACAGCGAGGAGTACAAGAGTCGCGAGAGTTGCGTATCGTACAAGGGAATGTGGCGGtagccgctgcgcagctggccGAGGTTGACCATACTGGAGCCAAGCGCCACAGGCATCCCCGGCTGCTCGTCCATCACCTGGAACCGTAGAAAACATAGGTCCAGGAGGCCGTGTGTCACTTGGGGAATCGTGCCGCGGTGCTCCAGTATCTTCTCCGTGCCCTGCGTCGCGGGCACGTCAATGTGAAGGGTGCACTGTGTATTCCAGCTGGGCATTAACccgccgctcgctgcggcagtgcgcggcagtgcgccgggCGAGCGTACATGCTCGTCTTCATGGCCCACTTGCACCTGTGTGTGCTTGCCCCATTGCACCGGCGCATCGACGGAGAATGTAACGTAGGGTGCGATGTTGTCGTCGCGCCCGCTCGGAAGCTGCTGTGCAGAGATGAGCGTGAGAGCAATGGTTATCCGCACGGCCTGTCCTGTGCTTTTcagcgtgctgcgcacacgcagccCGGGCGGCTTGAGTCGGTAGCCTGCACCGCCGGCAAAAAACGCATGGTTCATCTCCATGCCCCGATCGCGTGTCTGCCAGTTCAGCGCGACCAGCTGGCACCCAGCCGCCCACATGGTGTGGGGAAGAAAGTTGGCGCTGTTGTTCAGCCGGCTGAGGCTGTTTAGCGAAGGGTAAACGCGCGTGAGGTGCACGACATTGTGTTTTACGAGATCCGCATTGCCCTGCCGAATGATCCGCAATGCCTTGTACTCGGACAAAGAGAAGATGTGCTCGGGCGCGTAGTGCTCCTTCTTGTTGATCCCGCGAAACCGCACGCCGACGGTGTAGACCAGCAAGTGGACCAGTTTATCCGACATCACAGGAAAATCGCGCGGCTCTTTGAGCAGCGGGCGCCGCATCTGCCGTACCAAACCACGCGCTTGGTCCAGAAACGAGTCGCCTTCGGACTCGGTGTGGTCGGTAGTGGAGAGCGACATGTCGTCCCCAAACTCGccacgctgctcgagcgtgtgAATTAGCGGCCAGTGCTTGCACTTGACCAGCACCttgtgccgcagctgctcgggGCTCGGCAGGCAGTCGTCCGCTTCCTCTGCAACACGCGACGTGACGAGCATGTGGCCGAGTCGCTCGGTAAGGATgtgtgcgatgcgctcctgctGTGCCACGTCGTTGTGTACTTCAAGCGACAGAATCAGGGGGTACGGTGATGCAACAAACGCATACTGCGCGACAGCGGCAACAACGTCGTCAAAAGGCACACGGCTCGTGAGCGTGCGGCCGTGCGTGACTTGGGGCTGGCCGTTGGGGCCGTCCCAGCAGTCGAGTTCGACGCTTTTCGCAccttgctgcagcgcacgcacgtAGCCTTCCACGGTGCTGTCGCCCTTCCACTGCCCACCGACTAGGTACGTATTGTGACTCGAGCTGATAAAATAGTCAGTCAAtggatgctgcagcggGCCGCTTGGGCTCGACTCGGCGAGATTATCGGTCGAGAGAAGAAACGCATGGAATCCGTCCAGGCGCATGTCGCCATTTGTGCTGTACCGCGCATAtacgcgcgcttgctcgtcTGCACCCCAATCCTCGCCTTGCTCCTCAGCTATGAAGCGCGAAAATGCGTCAGAGGATAGCAcagacgcgccgccagcgacCCGCTCAAATATTTGCTCGATATCCGTCCTGCGCTTGAGTGCCGCGACAAAACGTTGGAAGGATGCGAAATGCAGCACGCCGCAATGCTCGGTATCCGCGGCGTcgaaatgcgcgcgtagttcgcgcatgccgcacTGGATCCCGGTTCGCCTACACAGCCGCTGGACCCCACCGAGATCTAGCGCAGTATCTGTATCGCGCCACGACGCATTCAGCCAATGGTACTGCGTGCTGGAAGGATGTGCACGCCCGGTaaggagcgcgagccgctgcgcaagcacgcggAGCAATGCGTCGCaccagcgctgcatggacTCGGCGGAAAGCGCCACCATGTGCACCGCTTTGTATGCTTTGGGCGTTTGATAAATCACCGAAATCCACCGTGGCTCGTGCTCGTCAGCAATGTGCAGTGCTTGGCGGTatgtgcgtgcatttgcgccgatgcgcacgtcgcggaTCGCGTACAGCGGCACGATGTTGTTCCTCTTGCTCGCCCACGCGATAAACGCCTGGTCGGTATCTACCGCAAACACACGCTGTGCGGCTTTTTTCGGCGTCACTTTGAGCATCGGCTCACCGCGCTTGAGTGTTTCGGGGATGATCTCGTCCAAGGGCTCGAGCTCAATcgtgccagcgccgcgtggcgctgccgctTGTACTGTCGCAGTAGCATGatcgcgtgcgctgctATCTACGCGCATCCTGCGAAATGCTTTTGTGCTTTGTTTCCAGTCGGCCAAGCGGGTTTGCAGGCCTTGCAACGGTCTGGTAAAAGAAGACGGCGAGGTGGACCACTGTGTCCCGGAATCCGATGTACAGCTCGCACAGCTCGTCTCGCTTGTGCTAGTACAGTGTATAGGTGTTGGGGTATTTTTGCGGCCTTGCTCGCAAGGCTCCGCGCCTGCGGATGCTCGCAtgcttttgcgcacaaGAGTGGGGACCAGTCcatttgcgctgcttcccCACATGTGGCCTCCACATACTGTAAGGCTAGGCCAGCAAGGGTCAATGCGGGAATGCCAGCAGCGTGCATCACGCTTCGCGGAACGACCGACCGACGTTCACTGTCCATCTCTACAAAACTACGAGCTACATAAGTACCATGACACTGCATGTATGTGCCATACAATAaccaatgcgccgcatcatTTACGTTCAGCCGCATGTCAATCccacgatgcgctcgctgGCGGCCGTACCAGCAATGCATCAAATCGCTCAAGCATATCTTGCGCCAACAACATGACTTTGTTTTCCGGGAACCCAAACGTATCAGGAGGCGCTTCGGTCCACCCATCGACACGACCAGCATACACGTACTCCTTGCCAAGAAACGTACATCGCGCTCCGTACCGCACGGTACTATCTAGCCCCTCTTCCGGTGCAATAGCAACGTAGCTTGCAGCAATGGCGCCCCTGTAAGGATCGATCGGATGCTCTCGCGAGAATGTCCACCGCGCTACGTAAAACGCGACCTTCATAAGCATAAGCATGAGCCCAGGAATCACCCCGCTAAAGATGCTGCTCGCGACAATACCAGGATGTGCCGTGTAAGCACGCACCGCATATCCCTTCTTTCGAAGCGCACGATCCATCCCTAGCGCTGCCAGCTCGCATTGGTACTTGGTGGACTCGTACGGGTGCGGCGACACAGTCTTGTCCAAGCACTGGAAATCGGATGGGTAATAGTCCCCCATATTCGCCTCGAGCGAGCCTGTCCATATTATTCGAGATGGAACATTGTACGGCGAAGTACGCATCAATTCCAAGAGCTCATGCACTAGCAGGTAATGCATTCCGGTGTTGGTTTGCCACACCCAGCCATACCCATCCTTGCTCTTCTCGCCGACGTTTTGCAGCTTGTACGATGGGCGCGTAAGCGCGCAGTGTAAATTCGTGAGCATTTGAAAGATGGCAAGTGGCCAATTAATGCCTGCCCACGATGCACCGCCAGCATTGAGGATCATATGGGTAAGGTAAGGGTACTTGGCTTTGATTGCATCTGCACAGGCATACGAATTCTCCACACTCGCAAGATCAAGCGGGAGGATATCAATCTTGGTGTTGCGGCAAAACGATTGGCGGTATTTTGTGCGCGCCACAGCGTCACGTACAGTAACCGGCGCTTTGCGATCCAagtcgagcgtgcgtggaCGCAGTTGCTCACGGTTCGTGGCCACCAAGTTGCTACGCAACCACTTGCTCGGAATATCatggcgcaaaagcgcttCGTCCTCTATATCATGAAGATGCACAAGTAGGCGCTCAAGATCTGCCGCGGCTTTTTTGGCTTTGGCCACGTTTCGGCATGCAAGAATCAACGTACATCCTTCGGCCGCATGAAAAGGCGTGCCAACTTCGCCGCTATTATCGCCTTGTAGTTCTTTGCTGTCCGAAGGCGTTGGAGTTGAAAGCTGCACAAGAATGCGCTCACATATACCCTGCCCAACGCCAGTGTTTGCGCCAGTCACCAGCAGAATCGGACGCATGGGCGTGTGAGCAAAAAGGTGGAGGCCGATGTGGAACGCGAAAAGTTCCAGGTGGAGGTCCTATTTCACCATGTTTCGCCCTTTGGGGCTTTTGGACGCAATTGTGTGTCCTGCGCACAGAGAAGGCGTGTGCGAGGACCAGCGCATTGGATGCCCCTACTCACACAACTTGTCGAAACTAGTCCCACCGTCTTCGGCCGTTCaacacgcgccgcagaagcgcgagcggccACCGACGCCGTCCACGACACAGCCTCCCAAGCGCTTCGCCGCACGACCAGTGAAAACTGGCCCAGTGAAAACCAAGGAAGCTGCTAATGATGACAATAGTCTCAAGTGCCCTGTACTCACTAGCAACGCACACCCATCTTCTACGCAGATCTCGCTTGGGGCCCGACAAGCAGCCCTGCGTCACATTTTCGGCGCGTTTCTCGAGTTTTACCAGCCGCTCCTGCGCGACTCCCGGCTGCGCACACTTGGAGAGGAGCTGTGTGTGCAAGATGCATTGGCGGTAGAGGCGCAggttttccagcgcgcaaacCAGTACTCTTTTCGAGCGTCGGCATTGAGCGCTGCCGTCGCGGTGAAGAAACGcaacgcagcgctgctccaGCAGGCTGCTGACAATGCGGCATGCGACGTGGAACGTGCGCGTGAATGCATGGAACAGTGCACCGAGACGGGCACAAACGCACGCGTTCTGGAGAAGCGCACCGAGGCTGCGGAGCGTGTAGCGACGCGACTCAGCAaagagcgcatcgtcaagGCTGGATTCCTGTGCCCAAAAGGCGACCTTCCTGCTTTGGGTTACATGAGTGATATACCTGCGTCGTTTGGTATTGGTGGCACATGTCCAGACGGTACTGGCGAGAATCATatgtgcgcgcgatgctcaGTCGATttccgcgtcgcgccacTCACCACCGCACAAGCAAAAGAAGCATGTCGATTTCATCCTGgccgtgctcgccgcgaGCCTACAAGTGAAGGAAGCAGGCGCCGAGTGTTTCGGTACTCGTGTTGTGGCAGGACTGTTGATGGGAATGCATTGGGTGACGACCGCTGCGCGACAGGCCCGCATGTTTTCAAAGAAGAAGCtttggatgcgctgcataATCGAGAGCCGTTTGTCACAACAAAAGAGCTTGCAGAGCAGGTAGGCAGTACAGGCGCCCTGGATGTCGCAGCGCTCGACTGCGAGATGAGTTACACGACACAGGGCCTGCGTGTGACGCGCATCACACTGGTCGACGAGGCCGGCGAAGTCGTGTTTGACGAGATGGTTCGGTGCTCCGCGCCGATCGAAATACTCGACTTGAATACCCAATTTTCCGGCATTCACGCCGAAGAATACGAAGCCAAAGCTGTGCTATCGCTGCAAGAGGCTCGCAGCCTCTTGGCACAGTACATCGGGCCGAATACCATTCTGATTGGACATGGTTTGGAGAATGACTTGCGCGCAATTCGACTCGTGCATACCAACATTGTCGATACTGTCCAGTTATTTCCTCACCCGCGTGGCCTGCCGTATCGCATGGCGCTCCGTGATCTGGTGTCCAAGCACCTTGGCAAGATTATTCAAGCGGGCGGTGCACAAGTCGGGCACTCGTCTGCGGAAGATGCACAGATGACACTCGAGTTGGTCCGCTGGCGTTGGAAACACCACCGCATGTCTATTGTATAGTTACGAATAATTACGAATTGGCAGGTTGTagtgctgcgcgctgctcacgacgccgcgcgcgctttgccttcttgcgctcggcacgcgATGTATGCTCGCCCTTGTCACTGTGTTTCCGTTTGGGCGCGGGCGCGTCCGTTTTGGGGGTTTGCGCGTTGGCTGCACGTATATCTTCCAGCAGTGCAACAAGTGTCCGAGGATCGATATGCAGCACGCGGTCTCCCTCTTTCTCGCATTCCATGTCGACAAACTTTACAAAGCGAGTGTATCGCCTGAGGTGATTCTGGGTGAGTGCGTATGGCGACGTACCTTGCTTTCCAGGTGGACCTCTATACTTTTTTCGTTCTTTAACTGGATGATGGGGCATGCAACGCATCGGTATTGAAGCAAAGTGCGTGGTAGGGTGTCTGGATCCGCATATATCGGTGATTTGAGTGCCTGCTTGACGGTGAATGGCGCACCGGTatcctcctcgtcctcatcctcattctcctcgtcctcgtcctcgtcctcttcaTCCTCGCCGTCGTCGGTGCCACTTTCAACGTCACTTTCACTATCGCTCCCACTGTCCTCGTCGAGAATATTATCTACACTAACAGTGCCATATTCTTCATCACTGCTCAGATCCTCCTTCACCCCTTGTGCCTTGCTCAGCCGCTTGAACATCTGGGCGAGGAAAAAAGTGGAGCGAGTGGAGCGAGTGGAGGTGCGTGGCAGCGCGTCAAAAGGTGGAGGTACGCGTCGCACACAGTTCCTTCGCATGTCTGCGCGTTCCCAgcggagcatgcgccggaCGCAAGCGACCCGGGAGCAGCCAAGCACCGCATCCGACACACAAAACTCTTCAGAGTCTGCTGAAGATGCATGGATTGAGACATTAACAGGTGCAACGCGCGATTCATTTACCAGTGGCGCACGttccgcagcgcttgctctTGGTCCAGCGGTACGTACTCCATTTGCTCACACCAGGAAACGGAGCGTAAGTCTGCGGATATcgtgcgtcttgcgctATTCACCGAGTACAAACGTCAATCCATAAAGCGCGACGATATTATGAAAAAAAGTACGTCGTAGCATTGCTAACCCAGTCATCGGCAAGCCAGCGGCCCGTGCATACCCAATTATTCTGAGCAGTGCTCAAaacaagctgcgcaccaCATTTTCGTACGAGCTTGTCGATATCCGCATGCGCTCTCAAGAGAATCCGCTGCTGGTCGAGCAAGCGGCGGAGCTCGACGCTCGCACCGTAAAACGACCCAGGAccgaggagcgcgcaaaagagctCGCATCTGCACATGCGTATATTCTACGATCGACCCTACCTCTTACGCTAATAGCAAAGATGGCCGCGCACACTGACCCGCCGCTGCTAGACTGGCACGAAGATGGCCAGCTTGCACGTATGGGTCTCCTGTACACGATCCTAAGCATCGTTCTCCTGCATGGCCGCCAGATTTCCGAAACACGGCTGCGGGCGCTTTTAGCACAGCTATCACTCTCTGTCGACCGTGCCCTGCCGCAAGCGCTCCAGCCGTTTGTGACGGATGCAGATGCAATGGATCCACACTTGCAAAGGCTTACATTGGATTCCTACCTAgcacagctgcagcgccatggGTATCTAGACAAGGTGCGCGTACAAACCGCGCGAGGCCACGATGGGGGCGTGCCAGCGCCGGAATTTGAATTGCGGTGGGGTCCGCGCGCAGAGGCCGAGGTCGGCGAGCCTGCGGTTGCTGGCTTTGTCGCGCAACTCTACAGCGAGGCGAAGCCCGAGGAAGGCAACGCGATAAGGCCAGACGAGGTATTTATCAAGCAAGTAGAACGGGCCGCGGGCTCCAAATTGGTAGGCTAGGGATGCACCGTGTACACTTGCCCATCGAGTTCCATCCGCGATCGGTTGCACCACAGCGGACTCCAGAACCGCATGATGTCTGCCCATTCCGGTCCTTGGAGCATGCGTTCGTGCATATCCGTCTGTGATGCGATATTGTGGTGCGTTACATGTGCATACGCTTTGTACAGCCAAGCAAGCTGCTGGCGCTCTGCAGAGGTGACTACGTTGCGTGAAAAACGCGTCACAAAGCATACCGGCGACGCAAGTGCTGGATAAAACGTCGGCAAGGAAAGCAGGGGTCCCTGGACACTGACGATGCTGCCGAGCTGAAGGTGCTGCCGCTCGACAATGGCAGTTTCTAGCGCTAGCGTCCCGCCCTGTGCAAACCCAAGCAAGTGAATTCGCTCGGGAGGCCAGCAACAACCGTGCTCCTCTTCCGGCGCACACAGGTAGGCGAGCCACTGCTGCACTACTGCAATTCCCGCCCGAGGATCTGGCTGCGCAATGGGCTCTCCTAGCGGTGTGAAACTATCCCACCACATCCAAGCGTCTTCTTCCAAGAatggcacgcgccgagTCCCTTGCAAACATAGGACTACAGTCTGTGGCAGCGCATTCTGCAGCGACGTTCCGAGCGATGCAAATGGCGCCGCGGTATCCCCGAGgccatgcagcagcacgacgAGATTCGAATCGACTCCATCGAGTGCGCCTCGATACGCAAATGCTCCACATGCTCCGCCGAACCGTGCGCAGTTATCCGCAGTTGGTTTGgggcgtgtgcggcgctccagcacGCTAGAAACGTGCATTATGCAGGCGAGCGTGGCCCCACCGTGTAAACATTTCCCGCCGTTTTCAGCGGAACTGAACGgcacacctccacatcCATCGCCCTTGTCTCCGAACAGCATGGATGTGCCGATCGCTGTTGGCGTGGGGCTCGTCGCGAGTTTCGTGCAGAGCCTCGGCCTAACAATACAGCGTCGATCACACGTGCACAACGAGGCCCTACCGTCGTCGGAGCGACGTTCCGAATGGCAGCGCCCGCTCTGGATCGCGGGCTTTGTAGTGTTCCTTGCGGCGAACATCAGTGGCACCATCTTCCAGATCGGGACGCTCCCTGTCGTGAttctcgcgccgctcggtGCCGTGAGTCTTTTATACAATGCCTTGCTTGCACGTGTGCTGCTAAACGATTTCATGTCGCAGCACATGGTCCTGGGCTCGTCGATGATTGCTGTCGGAGCGGTGATGATTGGATACTTTGGCAACGTCCCGGAGCAGTCACACTCGCTTGCAGATTTACTTGCACTGTACAAGCGGCCGCCTTTTGTCGCATTTGCGATGCTCTACACGCTCGTGTTTGTATCGATGCTTACAATGGCGCACCTCACCGAATGGCAGCTTTTGTGGCAGCCGACGCAGCCTGCACGAAAAACTCGTGTCCCGCCCAAGTACCGATGGCGCAACTATACACAGCATTTGTGGTCATCACCGTCGCTCGCGCCTGTTGAGGAAGTGAGCGAGAACAGCTCGGGGGTCATGTCCCCGGTGCTCGATGAGGAACgtgcgcggctcgtcgaTTCCCTCACGCTCGATACAGAAGTggcaaagcgtgcgcatgGGACGCTTGCATGTCCATCCACGTCCAAGTATGGGAGTATtccgctcgcgcgtgcgccgcagccagcGCCAGAGGAGCGGATTTgtgcgctggagctgcCTGTGAATCGGCCTACTGTGCTTGCACTTGCAGTCGCATACAGTGCTACGAGCGGCTCGTTGAGCGGTATGTGCCTCTTGTTGGCCAAGAGCGGTGTCGGTCTTCTTGTCCTGACTATGCAAGGCGATAACCAGTTCAACAATCCCATGAGCTGGATCCTGATTGCTGTGCTGGCAATTGCTGCATTCCTGCAGCTCTGGTACCTGAATAGGAGCTTGCGGCTTGCCGATCCAGTCCTGGTGTGTCCACTCGCGTTCTGCTTCTATAATATTTCTTCGATCACGCTCGGCCTCGTGTATTTCGACGAATTTTCATTCCTGGGCTGGCTCGATATCGCATTTGTCACGCTAGGaactgcgctgctgctctgGGGCGTATGGGTCAtctcgctgcagcacacggAGCAGGAGGCGGCGCCAGAGGAGGTGGACGCGCTTGCAGAATCGCCCGTACAGATATGCTGGGGCCCGGGATGGCGGGACCACGAGACACAGGTAAGCGATGACGCACTGGAgcgtggcgctgcaagtgcgccgcttgcaggGCCACTGTTTGTCGCTGCTGCTGAACAGCAGACAGCAGAGCCGCGTCGCGTGCCGAAGGTGCTGCCACGCCGCTCAATATCGATGCCTCACCCAAGCTCATCCTTCCGTGGAACGATTTCGCTGGACCATGCGATGAACGAAGGGTTACATTACACTGGCCGTGCACACATGACACCACAACGACACCCCACTTTGTATGGGATCCTGGTAGAGCGTGGATTAAGTGTTGGTCTTAGTCCAAGTTCGCCCGGATTCCATGTGATGCCCTCCAAACGTACAAACACGTCGCGATGTGCGAGCGCCCAATACCCACGAAACGAACAGCAACGTCACGAAACATAGAAGTATAGCGGTGTTATTATGAGAAGCTTGTACATGGGCCGGGAAGGATatgcgcaaagcagcgctaTTGCGCGAGGAGAGAACATAACCATTGTAGGCTTCCAATGTTTCCCGTCAAGACTATGGAAGCTATGGCGCATAACGTGTTGCAACGTGACACTGCATGGGTCAAAAGCTTCAATTCCTCTAGCAGGCGCTAGCCAAGATAAATGGCATATGGGAAAGCTAATTGCATGATTCGATGCGCACGACCATCAGGCCTACGCTGCCAAGCACGGTACCATTACGTGTGACGCCTGCATAGCAGGCCGTCAGTATCCATGCGCAATCAACTCATTCCCAGCATGACTAGCCACGCTGCCATGAGGATTTTGGGTGACATGGTACATCTAGTAcccgaggagctcgagctcgcTGTTGATGGGGCCAAGCTCACTGGCAGCAGCAGAACTAGCGGCAATACGACGCTTCGTCGCGGCCACCTTGCGGTCGTGGAAGGCCTGGTTCTTGACCAAGCGCTTCGCTTCGAGCTTGTCGACGACCTCGTCGTACTTCCAGCCAAACTCGGCAGAGATACGCTTCAGGGTAGCGTACTTACGGCCAGTCCTAAGGCGGAGCACACGAAGCGCATCGGGAATGACCATCTTCTTCTTGCGGTCGTACGGCGGGGGGCAGCCCTCAAACACCTTGAGGTTCTGCATAGCAGCGGCACCACGCGCAGTCTTGTAAGGAATCATGCCACGAATAGCGCGGACAAGGATGCGCGAAGGAGCACGGTGGTGGAAAGGACCGTTCTTCTTCGGGTTAATCATGTGGCACTTGTGCAGAAACTCTTGGTATTTCAACTGGTCGTTAGCATGCAacgcaaaaaaaaaaaaaacatACCTTGTTGCGGAAAAAGCTGCCCGAAATGTTGATCAGCTCGGAGCGAACGACAACAACCTTTTGTCCGCTaagcagctgcttggcaaCGATCGAGGCGAGACGGCCAAGAAGGTGACCCTTGCCGTCGACAATGTATGGGGTGTTCAACTGCAAAGACATGGCAAACGAATCTAAGGTCGTGTAAGTAATCTGCTCACGTCTCAATGCAATCCGAGTCGCGCGTTGTACAGATGGCCTGTACACACGCTCCCAGCTGCAACGTACCTTGACGGTGTGCCGGCGGTGGGAAAACGACGTGTGGGCAGGAAGCCGCCCAACGATCATTCGGTCACGTGTAAAATTACAAACTATAGGCGTATGCGACATGCTCTCGGCCGATGTGTGGCCACCTTCGAAAAGGCGTGCCGGCGTTTTGCTCACCACTCGGTCGCATTTTTGTTGTAAACCGTACGTACTTTGCACCCTGCCCGACAGACGTACTGACACAAATCGCAGAGTACAATGGCTGCCACTAGCATTCCGATTGTGAAGAAGCGGACGCAAAAGTTCAAGAGGCACCAATCCGACCGCTTTAAGCGTGTCGGAGAGTCCTGGCGCAAGCCGACCGGTATTGACAATTGTGTCCGCCGTCGTTTCCGCGGCACGATTGCGATGCCCAAGATTGGTTACGGCTCCAACAAGAAGACGCGCAACCTGATGCCTAACGGTTTCCGCCGCTTTGTCGTGCACAACGTCAACGAGGTGGACCTCCTTCTCATGTATGTATATTTTTTGCATGAATGCTGACTGGCAGGCACAACAACTCCTTCGCTGCCGAGGTTGCACACAACGTGAGCAgcaagaagcgcatcgAGATCCTTAACAAGTACGTATT harbors:
- the ERG27 gene encoding 3beta-hydroxysteroid 3-dehydrogenase (BUSCO:EOG09262SR7; EggNog:ENOG503NWKM; TransMembrane:1 (o324-344i); COG:I) — translated: MRPILLVTGANTGVGQGICERILVQLSTPTPSDSKELQGDNSGEVGTPFHAAEGCTLILACRNVAKAKKAAADLERLLVHLHDIEDEALLRHDIPSKWLRSNLVATNREQLRPRTLDLDRKAPVTVRDAVARTKYRQSFCRNTKIDILPLDLASVENSYACADAIKAKYPYLTHMILNAGGASWAGINWPLAIFQMLTNLHCALTRPSYKLQNVGEKSKDGYGWVWQTNTGMHYLLVHELLELMRTSPYNVPSRIIWTGSLEANMGDYYPSDFQCLDKTVSPHPYESTKYQCELAALGMDRALRKKGYAVRAYTAHPGIVASSIFSGVIPGLMLMLMKVAFYVARWTFSREHPIDPYRGAIAASYVAIAPEEGLDSTVRYGARCTFLGKEYVYAGRVDGWTEAPPDTFGFPENKVMLLAQDMLERFDALLVRPPASASWD
- a CDS encoding uncharacterized protein (EggNog:ENOG503NYZ4; COG:S) — protein: MSVASKNPFQLLGEGGSDAPPAPANISAFSEAVKPKQQRPVPGAPGSAAPKASTDEPVSRDNRNPRGHGRGGADRGRGARGGRGARGGRGRGAGAGSGSGRVFDRHSATGREDSEKAVRQAWGGVDGEAEAKNEEGAKADAKNDAKADARLDAEDDSATASRTAEDEEEAKTLTLDQYLAAQTEKRAQLNSVTKEHSAAETATDESLYGQRYEREESSYFSGSGAPKKLPQSARKVKQTIEFEPKYEQPSSGRGRGAPRGRGDRGRGSTRGDRGRGSARGSARGSARGSGRDSARGNARPSRGGRSQGAVVNLSDESAFPSLG
- the REX3 gene encoding RNA exonuclease 3 (COG:L; EggNog:ENOG503NZ08), producing MFRPLGLLDAIVCPAHREGVCEDQRIGCPYSHNLSKLVPPSSAVQHAPQKRERPPTPSTTQPPKRFAARPVKTGPVKTKEAANDDNSLKCPVLTSNAHPSSTQISLGARQAALRHIFGAFLEFYQPLLRDSRLRTLGEELCVQDALAVEAQVFQRANQYSFRASALSAAVAVKKRNAALLQQAADNAACDVERARECMEQCTETGTNARVLEKRTEAAERVATRLSKERIVKAGFLCPKGDLPALGYMSDIPASFGIGGTCPDGTGENHMCARCSVDFRVAPLTTAQAKEACRFHPGRARREPTSEGSRRRVFRYSCCGRTVDGNALGDDRCATGPHVFKEEALDALHNREPFVTTKELAEQVGSTGALDVAALDCEMSYTTQGLRVTRITLVDEAGEVVFDEMVRCSAPIEILDLNTQFSGIHAEEYEAKAVLSLQEARSLLAQYIGPNTILIGHGLENDLRAIRLVHTNIVDTVQLFPHPRGLPYRMALRDLVSKHLGKIIQAGGAQVGHSSAEDAQMTLELVRWRWKHHRMSIV
- a CDS encoding phosphoinositide phospholipase C (BUSCO:EOG09260GIX; EggNog:ENOG503NVPM; COG:I) — protein: MQPLQGLQTRLADWKQSTKAFRRMRVDSSARDHATATVQAAAPRGAGTIELEPLDEIIPETLKRGEPMLKVTPKKAAQRVFAVDTDQAFIAWASKRNNIVPLYAIRDVRIGANARTYRQALHIADEHEPRWISVIYQTPKAYKAVHMVALSAESMQRWCDALLRVLAQRLALLTGRAHPSSTQYHWLNASWRDTDTALDLGGVQRLCRRTGIQCGMRELRAHFDAADTEHCGVLHFASFQRFVAALKRRTDIEQIFERVAGGASVLSSDAFSRFIAEEQGEDWGADEQARVYARYSTNGDMRLDGFHAFLLSTDNLAESSPSGPLQHPLTDYFISSSHNTYLVGGQWKGDSTVEGYVRALQQGAKSVELDCWDGPNGQPQVTHGRTLTSRVPFDDVVAAVAQYAFVASPYPLILSLEVHNDVAQQERIAHILTERLGHMLVTSRVAEEADDCLPSPEQLRHKVLVKCKHWPLIHTLEQRGEFGDDMSLSTTDHTESEGDSFLDQARGLVRQMRRPLLKEPRDFPVMSDKLVHLLVYTVGVRFRGINKKEHYAPEHIFSLSEYKALRIIRQGNADLVKHNVVHLTRVYPSLNSLSRLNNSANFLPHTMWAAGCQLVALNWQTRDRGMEMNHAFFAGGAGYRLKPPGLRVRSTLKSTGQAVRITIALTLISAQQLPSGRDDNIAPYVTFSVDAPVQWGKHTQVQVGHEDEHVRSPGALPRTAAASGGLMPSWNTQCTLHIDVPATQGTEKILEHRGTIPQVTHGLLDLCFLRFQVMDEQPGMPVALGSSMVNLGQLRSGYRHIPLYDTQLSRLLYSSLFMHIQYTHVELVNGRF